The nucleotide sequence TCATGTGTACGCGTATTTAATATGGGTCCCAAATGATAATAGTTTAAAATAATTATAAGCACTTTTTGTTCACGAGTGGTTGTGAATCATGAGTAACAAACATAGCTGGCTACTAGTTAAGTTTGAAGCTCACGATTCTAACCCCATATGTGTCCGATGTCTTTTAAACCCTTGTGCTACCATTACCTTTTGTCTCTCTTGGTTCATTCTTAACTAAtttattttctattttctttttGTATATATGTAGAAAAACTGACGATCGAACAAGAGACgataattgattgattgattgattgatcaaTGGAGTTTGATTCATCATGTGTTCCTCCTGGATTCAGATTTCATCCAACTGAGGAAGAACTTGTTGGGTACTATTTAAAGAGAAAAGTCGAATCATTGCAAATCGATCTTGATGTTATCGTTGATCTTGATCTTTACCGAATGGAGCCTTGGGATATTGAAGGTATTTTCACTTCATTACTTCAATGAAACACTACGTACAAGAATTGTtgcacacgtatatatatatatcttcaaaccTGTTAGTATGAGAATTTTTTGCAGATGCAAATAAATGTGCATGTTTAAGAATTTTAatttaggaataataataatattattaatattataagaatTACAGTAGCAAATGAAAAGCTTTCAAGTATGGATTTAAATGcacatttatgtactttattttcttTATCAATAGTATTTAAATTTCAAGAAGATGTTCTTGAAAGCAAAAAAGCTTTAATTAGtcaccaattatatatatatatatatatatatatatatatatatatatatatatatatatatatataatgatagtaataatagtaatagtaaatagtaataacaacaataatgataataataataataataataataataattaataataataataataataataataataataataataataataataataataataataataataataattaataataataataatttgatatttTATAACTCATTCTTCTACACCTTGAACGATTTGAACACAACACATCAACTAAGGCACACATAATCTTTTTAAGATTTTACAAGAGCTTAAGGTTACTTTTTTCTATAAACTTCAACTTCTAGTTTAGTTTGATAAAACTTTATAAGAACTTGTAAGAAAATTAAACtttgcaaaaaataaaaataaaaaaaataatacttaaatTAGCAATTTTTAAAAATAATCTAAAAACTTATGTAAGATGAAATTACTTTGTAACTCATTGTATCATTAATATATACTCGTATATTATTAGAGCATTGGCATGTACTGTTCACGAGTATATTTTTATTCTGACGGGCATTTTCGTCTTCTTACCCCAATAGGTATTTATTAATTAGGTTTTCTTCACACTTTTCCACCACCGCTATCCTTCCGACAATTTTTCAATTTTTCTCCATTACTCCGTATATCGCATCCATCTTCTTACTCACTGATTCTTAGTTACATATCATTTACATTTTGTCTTCATAACTtttcatattcatatatttaaactcCTAATATATCAAACACTCATAAAACACAACATACAACTTttagtttgaaaaaaaaaacataaaaggcAAATTTACAAATAAACCATGTAGGTGATAATATTATAAGCTCTAATCAAGATTTTTCAGATTCCATTGTAAAAGATAGAACTTTTTTCTGAAAAGATATCATTATATGAAAAATATCATGAGAAATAGATACAAAATATTTAGCTCTAGCTATCACCGATTTTCCCTTCCACACCTTAAGCTAATAATTTTGAAAAAAAAGGGCAGTTTTGCTAATGCATGTGCGTGGATACAAATTACAGGAGGCTCCTCAATTCATGCAAATTATATATTACAGATCACTGATTATATAATACAGTGCTTATTATCTATTTGTTTTCATATTGCTAAAATAGGAAGGTGCAAATTGGGATATGAGGAGCAAAACGAGTGGTTTTTCTTCAGCCACAAAGATAGGAAGTACCCGACAGGGACAAGAACGAATAGAGCGACAACAGCCGGTTTTTGGAAGGCAACGGGAAGAGATAAAGCAGTGTTGTCGAAAGACAGGATCATCGGTATGAGAAAAACACTTGTTTTCTACAACGGACGTGCACCCAATGGCCGCAAAAGTGACTGGATTATGCATGAATATCGCCTTCAATCGTCTCATAATGCTCCTCCTCAGGCAAGCTCAATAACTTTTAGTTACTTTAGACTATATACAAGTAAATGAAAAGACACTAAAAACTCAATTCATTTATATATTTTTCGTCAAATATTATGTCAgataaataaaaatattagttgAAAAAAAAAAGACTTTGAAAAATCAATAGTGAACACTTATGGTGGCACGGAAGGAGTATTAAAATTTAGgagtttttttaaataaaataaattctAAAAAATTAAGTTACTTAagtataatttttaaaaataaactaagagctatatatcattatatattaaTTACTTCTTTATACTGCACAAcatattattttaaattttaagctCCCAGTTAATTTGTCAAACACTTACATATAAGCTTCAACCATCCGCTTTATTTAAGTTATAAGCTTCAACTATTAATCAGCTATGAGCTCTCAGCCATGTTAAACTTTCGGTTTTAACTATTAGTTTTGCTAAACAAACCTGTTtgcatttatatttttatttttctagtAGAGTGGAATTAGTACGGCTTACTGTTTTGAATGTGAAACCATATCCAAGTGTCAATATTCCTTCTTAATTGCTACCATTCACGCACTTTAAACTCGTGAAACTTTGGCCACTACTTTTGCCACTAATTAACATGTGAGTGCCTTTTGATCAAATGCATGTGAACTAGAAGAATATGTTAAACTTTTTATCAGCAAATTGCATATAAATACTCGGTGCATGAAAAACAGATTAATTATTTTCACTTTATTGTCTAGGATCTGCTGTCTTTTAGTATCGACAATGAAATTTTCTTATGTTTTTTTCTTTCATATATATGTCAATGTATGTTATGTAATACTCCATAAACCTTAATGAAAGCATgtacattatattatatttatgattaaTTCACAAACATGACCATGCATATAGTATAAACTTAATGTACAAACGGCTACAAAATGTGACAACTAAATTATCATACACATCTAGCTATATGCAAACAAaaatccatattaattaatttggaTTTGTAAGATAAAATAATATTTTAACTCTTCGATCGCTCTTATTGCAGGAAGAAGGTTGGGTTGTTTGCAAGGCATTCAAGAAACCGAATCCAATTCAAAACCAGGGATTTGAAGGTTGGAACAATGGCTACTATATCCGTAACGCCAATAATGTTAGGCCAAATCAGCCGTTAAACGATTCCCCTAATCCATCACGATCTTTCAACTCAAACGTATCTACAAATTTATATCAACTGCCCTTTTGCGATCAGGAACAACTTACTTCGAACAACTTTCTACTTGAAAATTCAAACGTTAATACTCCCTCGGCTTCAAGAAGCTTGGCAACAGATATTGAGCGCGATTACGAGAACAAAATCACCGATATTAACCAGTATGATGAACATTGGAAATACATGAGGAATTTACTTGACTGTGAATTAGAAGAACCTAAGCCGTTTCCTAATTATTCATCGATGCCATTGATTGTGAATAATGAAGACAACAATGAGCTCGAGCTCGATTCGTACGATCAGACTAGCCACCTTTTTGGATGCTTTTCTGAGTTGTAACCTTGTTGGTGGATATATAACTAATACAATAAGGTTATAGAGTTTTCTGAAGTTGTTGTATGTTTATTAATTGGAGAATTGACAAACAAATGTCAATCAAGGTAGATACTTAATTAGTATAGATTGTTGTTGCTGTTTTTAACTTTCCATTACAGTAATTAATTTGAATACATTGTATTATCATACTAATTGATCAAAGTTTGCCATGTACTTGGGTATTTTACTATTCAACTACATGCtagaatcaatatttttttttcttttaggtAAGTAAGGAAACCCTCTtacgaacgagcacattggctcccccatagaaggtaaaatctcgggtaatcaagcccctcgAGTATGAcgatccgtccaaatccatttggacgaatacatcattcatcgatttcacagtgaggtactgacctctacatgatacgttttgtaaacattgcattcttttgaaaaggcacaccataattgaatatcaaattccaaggtttttgacgtttgatgatttcaacatatagacaatcaccgtaaataatattttacaatactacatccgttgataatacagtcaaaataagatacatggtgatgattttgtgaatgcaacgttttctcgaataaagcatgtatgactccatgcacataacttgtatcacatgtaagcaaacagcggaagacttcaagaaacctgagaataaacatgcttaaaagtgtcaacataatggttggtgagttcatagttttaatgctgcgcataatctgtatataaaggtggatcacaagatttcagttgtttcatccataaacgtttatcaaaatattctacaagattgagcaccctgataactaaactttaacgtaataataagtacccctgttttaacatacatgcaaccaacatgtacaatacacgcaatccaacgtgtactaaactcaaatagcatacgtctgttttatagttcaggctagggtttctatacctggaacagacggggatgtcaagccctatggatccatataccactattcgcgcccaccagttcttataactggcagttactagttaccaaagctaaggaatttttggttcaaactcggtgtagaatttagtatgtacttgtattcattgcgtttaaaataaagtgcatgtattctcagcccaaatatatagattgcaaaagcaattaaaaagggagcaaatgaaactcaccttagcatcacataaattcattcatcgaaatgtgaccgaaactcgaaatgcaaagtaaccatagatctcaacctagagaatatatgttggtcaatagatgtttaacaagttaggtcaggtcatagtgtatcacaatcctaatgctcgagattatcatgcagagGTTAAcaaaatcaatttgactcaaaatgacttcaaaaatatatacatgtttattctatgacttaaatatagtcatcttatatatttaaatatgtttatCAGATTTTATTCGAGTAAATACTACAAGTCCTTTATTaataaacaaaaatttatattaaaatttatatatgataaaaatatacttttatatatcttaagtaataaaatttataaagttcacttaatatcataaaaatatagtggtatgtattattaatgtaattatattacatgtggtaaaatatatttgtatcacatattcatttgataaaataatattgataataataataataaataaaagttgtattattttgtaataataataataataataacgacgataataacgacgataataataataattattttaataataataatactaaaattaataataactcaATTGGTTTgattccgttcatcgaaaccatacgctttctaaatgaaaagttattaatttttcgccacctttccaacgacatgcatatcatataccttctcCCAGCAGTATTCGTATTAAATTCATgaatcatcataaactatctaacgacaatattaagtGTGCAAGCATGCATAATCAGGGCCGTCTCGCTAATTTCGGAGGCCCTGTTCGAAACTTAAAAAGGGCCCTTATGCATGTTAATTTTTTCAAtacgtataatatataataatactatgatagcgtaatcaatagaattaaaaaaaatttcaaaacaacCGTTGCAAAATGTTATTCTCAAATAGTTGTCAACTCGTTATAGTTACACTATTTTTATATAAAACCGTAATCCTAACATTTTTTGTAACGAAGTAATTAGTCAACTCTTTATAGTCAATACCTCCATTATATTGTTTTTAATACCTATAAACGTCAATCTATTAAGTCTTTCTTGTTAGATGATAGACCTCAAGTAAGATATTCCGTTACGATGTACGAATAAATGAATTATTATATAGGTTTTTCAAAATTTTGGGCCCCTTAAAAATTTGGGGCCTTGTGCGGCTGCACACTTCGCACATGCACCGAAGACACCCCTGTGCATAAtcctatatattcgagcactagtcaggaatacactattaatatataaaagataagatatgaatgctcacgtatcaatattgtgattcaatattgcaggaaagtacgtagacgcaacggagatgataaacactagtttgatctcATGAACAATACccctgaacaatacccatcacctccttatctataacccataatttccttaactttatcccgctcaaaaaccagttttgaaatctctcgctcataacctcgtcatagtattttatgtatactacttaataattataataataataatactattaatactaataataataaaaataagattaataatattaatcttattattaataataataataataataataataataataataataataataataataataataataataataataataataataataataatatatattatatattcatacGGAGAGTGATTTGTAGGTGAAAGGATAAGTGAATGATTAAAACTGAATTCGAtcgcaatttatagaactttttagTCCTGacacctcatgcgatcacatgaggtttATATaggtttttcatgcgatcgcatgatttcaTTATACAACTCATTCTTGTTTAACTCTTTGTTACCGAcacttaatatatattatttaatatataatatatttaatctttagaattaattaaatattatattatattctcgtgcgtagttgatttgtaattttagcaccgatggatTGTATGTTGTCgttcgacttacgtaccggttccggttttttgaacgccctttcgtacgcttagaaaactcgtactttacgtttcgcgacacgtacctttatcaataattagacttatttcaccaataattatactaattgaaatgtaatttattcatttgagtgttttggtcatttgcttctttaaatcaactcttcgtcatttatcaaagtatatttaataatattgtcaaAACGTTTTATGGTTAAGTAAATATTATATTtagcactttgtaaaatatatatactttcatttagaaacataaatttttacatattatatacgtttgaaatatttatctaataatataatatttagtttttcaaaactaatttatatttcaaagaccattatataatttaaaaccatttaaatatttaacaatggttatgtcacataacgtttacataatagaaattattatatcatataacgttttcattttaaaacttaactaagtatagttcatttatgtactagcatttattttaacttcttaaacgtaCAAGTTATCATATCTACATATCAACCGAATCacttaagcgagtgttactatcgtttacttaactaatttgaaatcatatatatttaatatacataaacacgttttaaatacacgatgcaagttatttatatatatagttctaacaattaacattccgacttattgtatatattcaaattcattctttaaaaggtttcatctatatcataaacgttttcaataatatgaaaactaaataattatctaATCAAAGACACTAGGCAATCATTggattgaaagttaagcaggaatctctactaacctttgtccagttatcgttaattgacatatttgtttttacttgtaaatcactttaccattttccgaatattgttaatatggaaagatttctcaaatcaacgtgtacctcacaacagagacccgtaatcatatcataatgtatctagataattcaatcatttgatattatcttataattttgTCGTCAAATACGAtcctgtaaagtattatacctaatactttgttaacgttttcaagttataatatatatatatatatatatatatatatatatatatatatatatatatatatatatatatatatatatatatatacgtatatatatatatatacgtatatattccaatccaattataatggttcgtgaatcgtcagggtttggtcaaggttaaacgaatgtatgaacatagtttaaaatttttgagattcaacattactgactttgcttatcgtgtcggaaacatatcaagattaaagtttaaatttggtcggaaatttccgggttgtcacagtacctacccgttaaagaaatttcgtccccgaaatttgatcgaggtcgtcatggataacaataagaatgttttcatgacgaatatgagttgataaatagaattttatcatcattgagtaatatggataaaacaatccgtttatgtgaagagtatgagtgaagttatcataaaagagtgaaatgagtaaatgtaggttagttttaaccggtgacgtagtcatggtttatttccagaattcaagggatttagagaaaatcttcgtaataagatttggtttttcggcaattaaggaaattcggatccgctttgattaaatgcgataatttgttttgattgccctgtcggatattttttttactatatatccacccgcTTCGTTTCCTTATTCTCACAGCTCACACATtttattctttctctctcaactcatactttaaagcattcgtcaatatgctccatccagttctgctttttgatatactcctaactttcatatctgtcattcttctttttcatctaccgccggaagaatctatttacgtctactatactcttggttttatagtgttcttagttctcccgtgtctttatattgctatatacatcgatatatacgatttgtaatttctggtttgttgttaggttttgtatattcccttatatttcgatgtctctgcttctgtttttctataatcattgacatctacagttaatactctctccaatttgctgtgatttatactcctctttaTAATTCGAAGCTTCATGTTTTTGTCTTCTCTTCTTGATTTTAAGTACAGTAAGTAAtttgtccagaattcgtaggtatgaatttcgaaatgaacatagttaatgttctcagaaggaaattgtaatggcacgatcttgatttgttaaattaccagaatattcgaaaaagaccgaatcatcaagaaaatattttcttgatatttttagaggttaaatagaatacaagagtcgtgtaacatggcacatgatgacggtatggtctgtgaattgtcatgttccattagaaactcagcatgacttactgtaatataatcacgttgatcaagtgtcattatattatattaactcatgcttcagttcccaacactacttaaaaaacattcataatttaaactcgaaggtttacagaatatagaaagtaaacagtttcctttatgatgtactacagataacgcgaagagataaatgattttagataagagtagttatgcaaatatcttcagaaatatcgaggatatttataatgaaagatatgatgatatcttagaatttttaatatcagaggatgatgaagaatattgtccgcaagggtttagagtctggagcaaagtattcgttaatgacttcagtagatactgaatcatttggattctttgaaggcaggtttagtctttgtgatttttccacagcctccttcatagttttctcaatccgtttttcagttcaaaacattctctttttctgagctttgccaacacactattctttatcatcaaacttttgactgttaaggtcgtttacagtttttgcagcttcatcagcatttttcaaaattttgagaactagttcacggtttagggtgtttttcagaaacttcacattcgaagtatgtaagtcttggagatagactttatatgtatatatatatgtgtatatatatatatatatatatatatatatatatatatatatatatatatatatatatatatatatatatatatatatatatatatatatatatataactgttggcgtagaattgctgcgaaattcgagaataatgattcaagctttttgatatgacaactaccattacaagatgcagatgagtacatgatagggcttcaatgaataaatatagtgatttttcggataggctgatgtgcaaaacgtggtatatgaattgtcgtatgaaatagtatggaaaaataccgattaaagagtgttacacactaacggtagtgtacccaatcgtgtagtagtataaataacggtttagttccgtgtatcgttccaaggacagttgtattagtcaaactagaattagaaactatattatgattactaagtaaatgaaacttaaaggtacaagatatttatgtttttgtggctatttaacgatttagccaaatcagagaagattaaaagtaaaaacaatatttttggtcttttaagtttatattatgaaaacaagtgcaaagaaaacaaataagatagtttgattaagatcaaagatacgaaatgttcatctagatattttaccctcggtattggatgtaagttatattgttaagacccgattgaatgaatatgtgtgtaagttacctaatagatttaccaagagttctctttagtaaacacgcaaactcaattacaagatcaagggttcccttttctctatagttctcgtgtttgtaaccaaataactatgatatatatgctaatcacccaaatcgacatgccaagagttctctttagcaagtactcaaactagaattagtaagtggagggttccctatcacctagaccttttcgtttgtgagtagttgattagctagatcaaagactttaataccaattgtcttttgcgttcgctctacacaattcatccctatatcgtctaatcatttttatctaatttacccccttggtctggtttagtaaacaatcaatctaagacaagtttgattgtaaatcaatatgacacATCaataagagttctctttatcaacaacatatcaattaactagatacaaatgatttaacatcaataagcatggttctttaattcaagctttaatctatcacacatgatacattcaatcaataagattacatccaataccttagttattaatctagacaaacattatagatttTAGCCAACactcatattaacaaacaaaattgcAATCAGTTGATAAGTAGAATTCgttgttaagaacaagaaatcaacctaatagagaatgaatcttgaatggagaaggtgttgaatcttgattcttggatgtttaagcctcttccaagagcttggagttctccaaaatagcTCCTAAAATCGTTTTCTAACTTCTCTGGTTCGTATCTGATCGTATCTCCCTTTTTTAAAGTAGTAaaagttggtcaaaaagcaaaagtaggctgaaacctacttctggacggcgtccagatttctggacggcgtccagttgtaaaggcctggacggcgtccagttgtgaatggctggacggcgtccagatttctggacggcgtccagttgtgctgaattttactgtctcgttttttccaaatctcccttcatttggacggagtcccaatcattttaGATGGCGTCTAACATATCTGCAGCCtcattttatcattttagagcgctaatttgaccataacttgtatcggaatcaactatgatgaaatcacaacttatagaactgtcataattcaccaaaactctttataaaccactttccgatacactttacataactttatgtattacttgtagaaaccgccttaactatccttgattcgagagtatttcacacgatattgcgagatatatatatatatatatatatatatatatatatatatatatatatatatatatatatatatatatatatatatgatgtatttgagcaatatcaaaacaccccacacttaaaccttgattgtcctcaagcaattcattcTTACAAAGTAGAAAACTATCAAACACACTTACACAATATAGAGTACACACATCACACAAGTCACGTGAAATACATGAAACACACACGTTTATTTGAAacgcaaactcacgctatatgaaacacacgctttaagtataacacacctttattgtaatcacactcacgctatatacacaatgagaacacacgcacacatttttgggagtttagagtcaagtatccgaaaaatttgatcctacagaaatcaggaccttatgaaaatgttttatgtttttgaaaatataatgctagtttttacactaggcacgttttccgatttttgtcagattttctgaattttggaaaatgagtacgggtttcccgctattggtcaagccaatccctcccacagtacctaacatcactagatgttggtaagaaaataatgtgtttaggaggatacacattacgtccagatatcatcgataatcatgaggtaatcatctaatccgttaagtcaaccataaagattgaggttcatcaggcttaaaagctgatatcttacctttccggaggttatccactgggaatctgatcaatcactgacattttatgtatcatggtgcgcttcccatttggccagcaaatctccctcattgagataagttttgactaccagtttccctgtttgacgttgaggcctggtagatttccagtcgattttagcaatgacttttcaagatttttcgtcaccctacaactggtctggactacaacttctgaaacaaatcagcaagtgtgtcgtttggaagactttacttccttgaggatggaatggatacatcctatgggtaataataaagtggtcggatgcaacattgtccttgttaggagaaacaatgaagatcgtcctgttttagttttcgatctggcgcgagatccggtttctgaccacgctatgcaatcaccgctctctcacggtttacactcgttttggtacaagtgacctacaagttagctttactaaactaatAGGATTtttattcaaataattgaatgatagaacaacttcaaagactattaataatttaaaacataactcaacatttcttttctagttttagcacacaatgtatgtaaaatgatttttggacaattttcgtttctaaggctacctgaaaattttaaattttgatcATAAAtgccttaatttttgtaaaacgaattcccgataaagttctatctcccaccccacacttgagatcatgcaaggccctaattgcatgaaatcag is from Rutidosis leptorrhynchoides isolate AG116_Rl617_1_P2 chromosome 10, CSIRO_AGI_Rlap_v1, whole genome shotgun sequence and encodes:
- the LOC139873235 gene encoding NAC domain-containing protein 30-like, which translates into the protein MEFDSSCVPPGFRFHPTEEELVGYYLKRKVESLQIDLDVIVDLDLYRMEPWDIEGRCKLGYEEQNEWFFFSHKDRKYPTGTRTNRATTAGFWKATGRDKAVLSKDRIIGMRKTLVFYNGRAPNGRKSDWIMHEYRLQSSHNAPPQEEGWVVCKAFKKPNPIQNQGFEGWNNGYYIRNANNVRPNQPLNDSPNPSRSFNSNVSTNLYQLPFCDQEQLTSNNFLLENSNVNTPSASRSLATDIERDYENKITDINQYDEHWKYMRNLLDCELEEPKPFPNYSSMPLIVNNEDNNELELDSYDQTSHLFGCFSEL